Proteins found in one Paenibacillus dendritiformis genomic segment:
- a CDS encoding DUF488 domain-containing protein gives MHTFKTKRIYEQADRSDGIRVLVDRIWPRGVSKEHAHLTAWMKDIAPSAELRKWFNHIPSKFPEFQRRYEAELTSAALQDDIWQLISWVQESDVTLLYAAKDEQHNQAVVLQRFLTDRMPMMN, from the coding sequence ATGCATACATTCAAAACCAAACGGATCTACGAGCAGGCAGACCGCAGCGACGGCATCCGCGTACTGGTGGATCGGATCTGGCCACGAGGAGTGTCCAAGGAACACGCGCATCTGACGGCGTGGATGAAAGACATTGCTCCAAGCGCCGAACTGCGCAAATGGTTCAACCATATTCCTTCGAAATTCCCGGAATTCCAGCGCCGGTATGAAGCCGAATTGACGAGTGCGGCGCTGCAGGACGATATCTGGCAATTGATATCCTGGGTACAGGAGAGCGATGTGACGCTGCTGTATGCCGCCAAAGATGAGCAGCATAATCAGGCGGTCGTCCTGCAGCGGTTTTTGACCGATCGAATGCCGATGATGAACTAA
- a CDS encoding MFS transporter, whose amino-acid sequence MRIWHDFNVFVKIPGAWLLVLTLFLYGIGTGILAPMNAVYLQESVQLGKIEIVSIFAISLFLNMVLTITVGIVSDRIKRKKTIPMIASLLCIGGLLIYMNADGYATALVGMALATAPSGMIMGQLFAMARNHFTRLAPDVVEIAQIWLRATYSVGFFTGLLLGANLYLAATFQGVLWGNLAGYAALFLLLLFYREITASPLTAKQSSTGEPFSLIMLFAILLLSCADAIRGLYLPLVVHELFGDPRLMSYIWSTQAVFELLFMTMAGYWAAKYGSKRILLLGSAFALVTYLTYSMSGSLPVFFLVQPLYSFFVSVLYGVGMGYVQRMFIHRAGFGASLYVFISQTASLIGYFLPLLIEGVSPTIFWIPSLLIAASMGLMIKVLYTDRRLNRQQLTM is encoded by the coding sequence ATGCGTATATGGCATGATTTCAACGTGTTTGTCAAAATTCCGGGGGCTTGGCTGCTCGTGCTTACCCTCTTCCTGTACGGAATCGGAACCGGGATTCTCGCTCCGATGAATGCTGTCTATCTGCAGGAGTCGGTGCAGTTGGGCAAAATCGAAATCGTCTCGATCTTCGCCATCTCGCTCTTCCTCAATATGGTGCTGACGATTACGGTCGGCATCGTGAGCGACCGCATCAAGCGGAAGAAGACGATTCCGATGATCGCGTCCCTGCTGTGCATCGGCGGCCTGCTTATCTATATGAATGCAGACGGCTACGCCACGGCCCTCGTCGGGATGGCGCTCGCCACCGCGCCTTCGGGCATGATTATGGGGCAATTGTTCGCGATGGCGCGCAATCACTTCACGCGCCTCGCGCCCGACGTCGTCGAGATTGCGCAGATCTGGCTGCGCGCCACATACAGCGTCGGCTTCTTCACCGGCCTGCTGCTCGGCGCCAATCTGTATCTGGCTGCCACGTTCCAGGGCGTCCTCTGGGGCAATCTGGCGGGCTACGCCGCCTTGTTCCTGCTGCTGCTGTTCTACCGGGAGATTACGGCCTCGCCGCTGACGGCGAAGCAGTCCAGCACAGGGGAGCCGTTCTCGCTCATCATGCTGTTCGCCATTCTGCTGCTCTCCTGTGCGGACGCGATCCGGGGCTTGTATCTTCCGCTCGTCGTGCACGAGTTGTTCGGCGATCCCCGGCTCATGTCCTACATCTGGAGCACACAGGCCGTCTTCGAGCTGTTGTTCATGACGATGGCCGGCTACTGGGCGGCCAAATACGGCAGCAAGCGGATTCTGCTGCTCGGCAGCGCCTTCGCGCTTGTGACGTATTTGACGTACAGCATGAGCGGATCGCTGCCTGTCTTTTTCCTGGTGCAGCCGCTCTATTCCTTCTTCGTCTCGGTGCTGTACGGCGTCGGGATGGGCTATGTGCAGCGCATGTTCATCCATCGGGCGGGCTTCGGGGCCAGTCTTTATGTGTTCATCTCGCAAACCGCTTCCTTGATCGGATACTTCCTGCCGCTCCTGATCGAAGGGGTGTCGCCAACGATTTTCTGGATTCCGTCGCTGCTCATCGCCGCCTCGATGGGGCTGATGATCAAGGTGCTGTATACAGATCGGAGGCTGAACCGGCAGCAGCTCACCATGTAA
- a CDS encoding IS3 family transposase codes for MKRGHATAKVLRILKVHESTYYGRKKREACNTEERASCGLKGRPVPGFSSTNTGRKVADEQIKEWMLELLEGEEHVYGYKNLALCLRRQRGLILNKKKAYRICKELGILQKQRKKTSKHPRRVPRNRTVTGVNQLWQIDIKYGYVVGRQRFFFVLSIIDVFDRVVVGQYRGSVCEAKHVVQTLCRALQERLNPGDDLPTIRTDNGPQFVSKLFGDTCESLEIVHERIPPRSPNMNAYIESFHSILERDLFSLTEFMTFEEAYEALDRYMDFYNNRRMHGSLKSMSPSQFSKWVMTLEDRSKYHRAM; via the coding sequence ATTAAGCGGGGGCATGCAACAGCTAAGGTTCTGCGTATCCTGAAAGTTCACGAATCGACGTACTATGGCCGGAAGAAACGAGAGGCATGCAACACCGAAGAACGTGCTTCATGCGGCCTAAAAGGGCGTCCTGTACCTGGATTTTCCTCTACGAACACGGGCCGGAAAGTTGCAGATGAACAGATTAAAGAATGGATGCTCGAACTCCTGGAAGGAGAAGAGCACGTGTATGGGTACAAGAATTTGGCGCTGTGCCTCCGCAGACAACGTGGCTTGATCCTAAACAAGAAAAAGGCGTACCGCATTTGCAAGGAGTTAGGAATTCTTCAGAAACAACGAAAGAAAACAAGCAAACATCCTCGCAGAGTACCGAGAAACCGAACGGTAACCGGGGTGAACCAGCTATGGCAAATTGACATTAAATATGGGTACGTGGTTGGGCGTCAGCGATTCTTTTTCGTACTCAGTATCATCGACGTATTTGACCGCGTCGTCGTCGGACAATACCGGGGTTCCGTGTGTGAGGCCAAGCACGTCGTGCAGACCCTATGCCGTGCGCTGCAAGAACGTCTGAATCCCGGCGATGACTTACCTACCATCCGCACCGACAACGGGCCTCAGTTTGTCAGCAAGCTGTTTGGTGATACGTGCGAGAGTCTGGAGATCGTCCATGAACGGATCCCGCCGCGTAGCCCGAATATGAACGCGTACATTGAGTCATTTCATAGCATACTCGAACGTGATCTGTTCAGCCTGACGGAATTTATGACATTTGAAGAGGCCTATGAAGCACTTGATCGTTATATGGATTTCTACAACAACCGCAGAATGCATGGTAGCCTAAAGAGCATGTCACCATCGCAATTCTCGAAGTGGGTCATGACGCTGGAAGACCGATCAAAATATCATCGGGCCATGTAA
- a CDS encoding transposase, with protein sequence MGKHFSKEIRLEIVKEALAGIKVGTLARMYGVHPETVRVWVRDHRDEISQEEIPAADEHLQELRRLQEVEAKFEQAKKLLGEKELEIEILRELVKKKNPAYLKDLK encoded by the coding sequence ATGGGAAAGCACTTTAGCAAAGAAATACGCTTGGAAATCGTAAAGGAAGCACTGGCCGGCATTAAGGTGGGAACTCTCGCCCGAATGTACGGTGTACATCCGGAGACTGTACGTGTTTGGGTTAGAGACCACCGTGACGAAATTAGTCAAGAGGAGATACCTGCAGCAGACGAGCATCTTCAAGAACTCCGTCGACTTCAAGAGGTGGAGGCCAAGTTTGAACAGGCAAAAAAGCTCCTGGGTGAAAAAGAACTTGAGATCGAAATCCTGCGAGAACTCGTAAAAAAGAAGAACCCCGCTTATCTGAAAGACTTGAAGTAG